The following are from one region of the Georgenia sp. M64 genome:
- a CDS encoding 5-(carboxyamino)imidazole ribonucleotide synthase → MGAPIVAVVGGGQLARMMQQQAIALGVHLRVLVESPTVATAQVVPDAPVGAAGDASAVRSLVAGADVLTFEHEHVPNDLLRELEAEGVPVRPGPDALVHAQDKIVMRRRLTELGAPCPAWAAVRNAAELDAFGAATGWPVVVKTARGGYDGKGVRVVHAADEAADWLDSLAAGEALLAEEKVPFTKELAVLVARRPGGGPDGTGEVRTWPVVQTVQEHGICAEVLAPAPDLSEETLDRARTIGERIATGLGVVGVLAVEMFEVHGDDGSSRLVVNELAMRPHNSGHWTIEGSVTSQFEQHLRAVLDLPLGDTSVRAPAAVMVNLLGSHLADPREAYAAVMARHPEAKVHLYGKEVRPGRKLGHVTVTGATLEDARRTADAAVALLRGDAALMEETGADDPDTVDR, encoded by the coding sequence GTGGGAGCACCGATCGTGGCAGTCGTGGGCGGGGGCCAGCTGGCCCGGATGATGCAGCAGCAGGCGATCGCCCTCGGCGTGCACCTGCGCGTCCTCGTGGAGTCGCCCACGGTGGCCACCGCGCAGGTCGTCCCCGACGCGCCGGTGGGCGCAGCCGGCGACGCGTCAGCCGTCCGCTCGCTCGTGGCGGGCGCGGACGTCCTCACCTTCGAGCACGAGCACGTCCCGAACGACCTGCTGCGCGAGCTCGAGGCCGAGGGTGTGCCCGTGCGGCCCGGACCGGACGCCCTCGTGCACGCCCAGGACAAAATCGTCATGCGCCGCCGGCTCACCGAGCTCGGCGCGCCCTGCCCGGCGTGGGCCGCCGTGCGCAACGCCGCGGAGCTCGACGCGTTCGGGGCGGCCACCGGCTGGCCGGTGGTGGTCAAGACCGCCCGCGGCGGGTACGACGGCAAGGGGGTGCGCGTCGTCCATGCCGCCGACGAGGCCGCGGACTGGCTCGATTCTCTGGCCGCCGGCGAGGCCCTGCTCGCCGAGGAGAAGGTGCCGTTCACCAAGGAGCTCGCGGTCCTCGTCGCCCGTCGCCCGGGCGGCGGGCCGGACGGCACGGGCGAGGTGCGCACCTGGCCGGTGGTCCAGACCGTGCAGGAGCACGGGATCTGCGCCGAGGTGCTCGCGCCCGCGCCGGACCTCTCCGAGGAGACCCTCGACCGGGCGAGGACCATCGGCGAGCGCATCGCGACCGGGCTCGGAGTGGTCGGGGTGCTGGCGGTGGAGATGTTCGAGGTCCACGGCGACGACGGCTCCTCTCGGCTCGTGGTCAACGAGCTCGCCATGCGCCCGCACAACTCCGGTCACTGGACCATCGAGGGCTCGGTGACCAGCCAGTTCGAGCAGCACCTGCGCGCGGTGCTCGACCTGCCCCTGGGGGACACCTCGGTCCGTGCGCCGGCCGCGGTCATGGTCAACCTGCTCGGCTCGCACCTGGCCGACCCGCGCGAGGCCTACGCCGCGGTCATGGCGCGCCACCCCGAGGCGAAGGTCCACCTGTACGGCAAGGAGGTGCGCCCGGGCCGCAAGCTCGGCCACGTGACCGTCACCGGTGCGACGCTCGAGGACGCGCGGCGCACCGCCGACGCGGCCGTGGCGCTCCTGCGCGGCGACGCCGCCCTCATGGAGGAGACCGGCGCGGACGACCCGGACACCGTCGACCGCTGA
- a CDS encoding GtrA family protein, translating to MTTFRGQDAPATPAGTDRAEPGHPRTGLLGRLLRGQSLRAWFVELVRFLAVGGSAYVVDVGLFNLLRFGPGELLGDKPLTAKVVSVTVAVVVAWLGNRYWTFAGSRQSSRRRELTMFALVNLGGMAIAVGVLAVSHYVLGFTSPLADNIAANGVGLVLGTAFRYVCYRYLVFTADGGAAPR from the coding sequence GTGACGACGTTCCGCGGACAGGACGCCCCCGCGACCCCCGCGGGCACCGACCGCGCCGAGCCGGGACACCCCCGCACCGGCCTGCTCGGGCGGCTCCTGCGCGGTCAGAGCCTGCGCGCCTGGTTCGTCGAGCTGGTGCGCTTCCTCGCCGTCGGCGGCTCCGCGTACGTCGTCGACGTCGGGCTGTTCAACCTCCTGCGGTTCGGTCCCGGCGAGCTCCTCGGCGACAAGCCGCTGACGGCGAAGGTCGTCTCGGTCACCGTCGCGGTGGTCGTGGCGTGGCTGGGCAACCGGTACTGGACGTTCGCCGGCTCCCGGCAGTCCTCGCGCCGCCGGGAGCTGACGATGTTCGCCCTGGTCAACCTCGGCGGGATGGCGATCGCCGTCGGTGTGCTCGCCGTGAGCCACTACGTGCTGGGGTTCACCTCCCCGCTGGCCGACAACATCGCGGCCAACGGGGTCGGGCTCGTGCTGGGCACCGCGTTCCGCTACGTGTGCTACCGCTACCTCGTCTTCACCGCCGACGGCGGCGCCGCCCCACGCTGA
- a CDS encoding PTS glucose transporter subunit IIA, which produces MSGVVVGSPVPGTALAMSEVPDPVFAESIVGPGVAVDPPRDGDVDVVAPFEGTLVKLHPHAFVVQHASGRAVLVHLGLDTVQLKGEGFTLHAAEGERVTAGQVLVTWRPGDIAEGGRSPVSPVVALDTAPGALSALVAPGTTLETGAALFEWA; this is translated from the coding sequence ATGAGCGGCGTCGTCGTCGGCTCCCCGGTGCCGGGCACGGCGCTGGCCATGTCGGAGGTGCCGGACCCGGTCTTCGCGGAGTCGATCGTGGGACCTGGTGTCGCGGTGGACCCCCCGCGCGACGGGGACGTCGACGTCGTCGCCCCGTTCGAGGGCACGCTCGTCAAGCTCCACCCGCACGCGTTCGTCGTCCAGCATGCCTCCGGCCGTGCGGTGCTCGTCCACCTCGGCCTCGACACCGTCCAGCTCAAGGGTGAGGGCTTCACCCTCCACGCCGCCGAGGGCGAGAGGGTCACCGCCGGCCAGGTGCTCGTCACCTGGCGGCCCGGCGACATCGCCGAGGGCGGCCGCTCCCCGGTCAGCCCCGTCGTCGCCCTCGACACCGCACCGGGTGCGTTGAGCGCGCTCGTGGCGCCCGGCACCACCCTCGAGACCGGCGCCGCGCTCTTCGAGTGGGCCTGA
- the purE gene encoding 5-(carboxyamino)imidazole ribonucleotide mutase, whose protein sequence is MGAVVGIVMGSDSDWPVMKEAADVLAEFGVETEVDVVSAHRMALEMIEYGRSAVERGLRVIVAGAGGAAHLPGMLASVTPLPVIGVPVPLRHLDGMDSLLSIVQMPAGVPVATVSIGGARNAGLLAARILGAGEGEGAAGVREQMVTFQDGLRQVAQEKGARLRAQRGGRVGFGA, encoded by the coding sequence ATGGGTGCGGTGGTCGGGATCGTCATGGGGTCGGACTCGGACTGGCCGGTGATGAAGGAGGCCGCCGACGTCCTCGCGGAGTTCGGGGTCGAGACCGAGGTGGACGTCGTCTCCGCGCACCGCATGGCGCTGGAGATGATCGAGTACGGGCGTTCCGCCGTCGAGCGTGGCCTGCGGGTGATCGTCGCCGGCGCCGGTGGCGCCGCGCACCTGCCCGGGATGCTCGCCTCGGTGACACCCCTGCCCGTGATCGGGGTGCCGGTGCCGCTGCGCCACCTCGACGGGATGGACTCGCTGCTCTCGATCGTGCAGATGCCCGCCGGGGTGCCGGTGGCGACGGTGTCGATCGGCGGGGCCCGCAACGCCGGCCTCCTGGCGGCCCGGATCCTCGGCGCCGGGGAGGGCGAGGGCGCCGCCGGCGTGCGCGAGCAGATGGTGACCTTCCAGGACGGCCTGCGTCAGGTGGCCCAGGAGAAGGGGGCCCGGCTGCGGGCCCAGCGCGGCGGGCGGGTGGGCTTCGGGGCCTGA
- a CDS encoding glucose PTS transporter subunit EIIB — protein MKDVGAIVAALGGVDNIREIEPCITRLRAEVDDPVRVDERALRAAGCHGVLLRGRVVQVVVGPEADTLASDLEELTWRPSDDRGPSA, from the coding sequence ATGAAGGACGTCGGAGCCATCGTCGCGGCCCTCGGCGGCGTGGACAACATCCGCGAGATCGAGCCCTGCATCACCCGGCTGCGGGCGGAGGTGGACGACCCCGTCCGGGTCGACGAGCGCGCCCTGCGCGCGGCCGGGTGCCACGGCGTCCTGCTGCGCGGACGGGTGGTCCAGGTGGTCGTCGGACCGGAGGCGGACACCCTGGCGAGCGACCTCGAGGAGCTGACGTGGCGGCCCAGTGACGACCGGGGCCCGTCGGCTTGA
- a CDS encoding HPr family phosphocarrier protein — MPQRSAVIASRVGLHARPAAVFVKAAAATGLEVTIGRPGSEPVAADSMLEVMTLGAGHGDEVVLSAEGDGAERALEDLAALLATDLDA, encoded by the coding sequence ATGCCCCAGCGCAGCGCCGTCATCGCCTCGAGGGTGGGCCTGCACGCCCGCCCCGCCGCCGTCTTCGTCAAGGCGGCCGCCGCGACGGGGCTGGAGGTGACGATCGGCCGGCCCGGGTCCGAGCCGGTCGCGGCGGACAGCATGCTCGAGGTCATGACCCTCGGCGCCGGGCACGGCGACGAGGTGGTCCTCAGCGCCGAGGGCGACGGCGCGGAGCGGGCGCTCGAGGACCTCGCCGCCCTGCTGGCGACAGACCTGGACGCCTGA
- a CDS encoding glycosyltransferase family A protein: MSGPGGSLGAPGSEVVVSVVIPARDDAVALAVCLDALAVQTSAPLEVVVVDNGSTDDTADVARSHGARVVHEPVPGIPQAASAGYDAARGDVIARLDADSVPPPDWVARVGAALAGGADAVTGVGVFHDLPRGTARLTAAAYLGAYYVLGHAALGHHALWGSNMAFRREAWLEVRSQVHRDDAELHDDMDLAFVLGPGRRVVLDRRLVVGVSGRSVRGGAQLRRRFRRQFRTLAVNWRTAPPWQRWAARLAG; encoded by the coding sequence GTGAGTGGCCCCGGCGGGTCGCTCGGCGCACCGGGCTCTGAGGTCGTCGTCAGCGTCGTCATCCCCGCCCGGGACGACGCCGTCGCCCTCGCCGTGTGCCTCGACGCCCTGGCCGTCCAGACGTCCGCGCCGCTGGAGGTGGTGGTCGTCGACAACGGCTCCACCGACGACACCGCCGACGTCGCCCGGTCCCACGGGGCGCGCGTGGTCCACGAACCGGTGCCCGGCATCCCGCAGGCGGCGTCGGCCGGCTATGACGCCGCCCGGGGCGACGTGATCGCCCGGCTCGACGCCGACTCCGTCCCGCCGCCGGACTGGGTGGCGCGGGTGGGTGCCGCGCTGGCCGGCGGCGCGGACGCCGTCACCGGCGTCGGGGTCTTCCACGACCTGCCGCGGGGCACGGCCCGCCTCACGGCGGCCGCCTACCTGGGGGCGTACTACGTGCTCGGGCACGCGGCGCTCGGCCACCACGCCCTGTGGGGCTCGAACATGGCGTTCCGCCGCGAGGCGTGGCTGGAGGTGCGCTCGCAGGTCCACCGCGACGACGCCGAGCTCCACGACGACATGGACCTCGCCTTCGTCCTGGGTCCGGGCCGCCGGGTCGTGCTGGACCGGCGGCTGGTGGTCGGCGTGTCCGGCCGGTCGGTGCGCGGCGGGGCGCAGCTCCGACGGCGGTTCCGCCGCCAGTTCCGCACGCTGGCCGTCAACTGGCGCACCGCCCCGCCGTGGCAGCGGTGGGCGGCGCGGCTGGCCGGCTGA
- a CDS encoding GntR family transcriptional regulator has translation MKHTTVRDYLEGLVEHLEPGSRIPSERELCEQFGVSRMTVRQAVHALVVAGVLQRVQGRGTFVSRPRVDMQLRLTAFDDEMRRRHMSPSSRVLRADSRPAPAEVAAALEITAGDAVFYLYRVRLADGVPMSLEENWAPAALLPGLLEPAPPSSLYAAFLERGFPPSWGEDTIEATVVRAPDADLLGLPDGGAGLRITRRTFSSDVAIGYSRSLYRGDRYALWAPVSPPSPALAPPRREAPNRRTPTGAS, from the coding sequence GTGAAGCACACGACGGTGCGCGACTACCTCGAGGGGCTCGTCGAGCACCTCGAGCCGGGCTCGCGCATCCCCTCCGAGCGTGAGCTGTGCGAGCAGTTCGGCGTCTCGCGGATGACGGTGCGCCAGGCCGTCCACGCGCTCGTGGTGGCCGGCGTGCTGCAGCGGGTGCAGGGCCGCGGGACGTTCGTGTCCCGGCCCAGGGTGGACATGCAGCTGCGCCTGACGGCCTTCGACGACGAGATGCGCCGCCGGCACATGTCCCCCAGCTCGCGGGTCCTGCGGGCCGACAGCCGCCCCGCCCCGGCCGAGGTGGCCGCCGCGCTGGAGATCACCGCGGGCGACGCCGTGTTCTACCTCTACCGGGTGCGCCTGGCCGACGGCGTGCCGATGTCGCTGGAGGAGAACTGGGCACCGGCGGCACTCCTCCCGGGCCTCCTCGAGCCCGCCCCGCCCAGCAGCCTCTACGCGGCCTTCCTCGAGCGCGGCTTCCCGCCCTCCTGGGGCGAGGACACCATCGAGGCCACGGTCGTGCGCGCCCCCGACGCCGACCTCCTCGGTCTGCCCGACGGCGGGGCGGGCCTGCGCATCACCCGGCGTACCTTCAGCTCCGACGTCGCCATCGGCTACAGCCGCTCGCTCTACCGCGGCGACCGCTACGCCCTCTGGGCGCCGGTGAGCCCACCCAGCCCGGCCCTGGCGCCCCCGCGCCGCGAGGCCCCGAACCGTCGAACCCCCACGGGAGCGTCATGA